The genomic region CTGTGGACTGGTGAGTGCCGACACTACCAGAAAGAAGCCGGAAGTAGGTTCCAAAGATGTCCACTTGTGGGTAACTTTGGGTAAGTCTTATGTAACGGAATATCCTACTGCAACGAGGCGGCTCGCGTAAAAGCGCCAAGACTTCCCGATCGAAAATCGAAACGCTAAAATCACTGTAGAAGTTCTTGGGAATTAGAGCATTGAGAACTTCATTGTCGGCCAATCTTTTAGCCAGCAAAGTTTGTCCGGACTATCGCGATCGGTCACTCTTTATTTAACGAGCATCATGCAGCGAACGCTCCTTTTGGCAAAAATTCATAATTGCACGCTTACCCGCGCCAACTTAGATTATGTCGGTAGTATTAGTATCGATCTCGCCTTGCTAGAAGCCGCAGGCATTTTACCCTACGAACAAGTGCAGGTTGTTAACGTCGCTAACGGTCAGAGATTGATGACTTACGCGATCGCCGCTCCCTCCGGTTCCGGCAGTATCGAATTAAACGGTGCGGCAGCACGGCTGGGAATGGCAGGCGATCGCGTGATTATCATGAGTTACGGACAATTTACCTCGGAAGAAGCTAAAACCTACTCCCCCACAGTGGTTTTTGTAGACGAGCGCAACCGCTTGCAACAAGTCTGCCGTTATCGGGATCTTAACGTGGGAGCCGGACTCCAACTCGCTCCGGGTGAAACCCCAGTGGGATTGTAGCCAGATCGAACCCTTCGTTCACAGCCTTTTGATGGAATCAGCCAGTATGGAAACTAACCGTTCCTCTGACTTCTTCGTCCGCTTTTGGGGAGTACGCGGCAGTATTGCCACTCCCGGTAAAGAAACCGTCGAGTATGGTGGCAATACATCTTGTGTCGAGGTTCGAGTTGGCGGGAAACTCTTAATTTTTGACGGCGGAACGGGTTTGCGCGTTCTCGGGAAAACTTTACTCCCCAAGATGCCGATCGAAGCGCACCTATTTTTCAGCCATTCTCATTGGGATCATATTCAAGGGTTTCCCTTTTTCGTTCCCGCATTTATTCCGGGAAATCGCTTCCATATTTACGGGGCGATCGCCCCCAACGGCGCTACCATCAAACAACGGCTGTCCGATCAGATGCTGCACCCGAATTTTCCGATTCCCTTGCGGGGAATGCGATCGGAGATGACCTTTCACGATTTACGACCGGGCGATCGCATCAAAATTGACGATATTTTAATCGAAACCGCCCATCTCAACCATCCTAGCGAGGCGATCGGTTATCGCGTCACCTGGCAAGGTCGCACGGCAGTTTACTGTACCGACACCGAACATTACGCCGACCGCCTCGACGAAAACGTTCTCTTCCTGGCCCGCGATGCCGACGTTTTTATCTACGACGCCACTTACACCGACGAAGAATATTATCACCCTCAATTCTCCAAAGTCGGTTGGGGTCATTCCACCTGGCAAGAAGCAGTCAAAATTTGTAAAGCCGCCGGAGTGAAAAAACTGGTAATTTTCCACCACGACCCGGCCCACGGCGACGACTTTCTCGCCGATGTCGAAGCGCAAGTCAGCGCCGCCTATCCCGATGCCTGTCTGGCCCGAGAAGGCACCAAACTGGTGTTGTAATTTATTGAGAATTTAAAGTTTAGATTTTGGATTTTAAATTTTAAATTAAATTTTACAAGGCAAGAAAAACAGAAGGATTCCTATCGAATAACAGACCCCCTCGAACCCTTCTGCATCGGTCGGCGATCGCGATCGCCACCGCCGACCTTCACCAACCGTACCCCCTCAACTGCGCCAACGACGGGCAAACTCTTCGAGGGTCGAATTCTGAATTTGACCTTGCAACCATTGCAACGCCGCTTTTTGTCCGTCAAACCCTTGATAGTATTCGCACACATTAATCAAACTAATCGGCGGCGAACTTTGCGCCACCTCCCGATCCGGATTTTGACTGCGCCAGCGACGGGCAAACTCCTGCAACACCCCCTCACTCAACTGTGCTTGCAACCATCGCACCGCTTGGTCTTGATAAGGCAAACCGCGATAATATTTGCAAACGTCGAGCAGACGAATTAAACTCGGTTGGCTCGTCGATTGATTGCGCCACAAACGGGCAAACTCCAGCAAAACCGCTTGAGAAATTTGTCCTTGCAACCAATCGATCGCCCGCGTTTGATGCTCGAATCCTTGATAAAAACGAAAAACGTCGAGCAGTTGAATAATCGGCGTCGGCGTCGGCGTTCTCGGCGGTGGCGGCGGCGGTGGCGGCGACCAGACCGGAGGCGGACTCGGTGGCGGCGGTGGTGGGGAAGGAGTGGCAGACGCCGCTCTCAAACTCATCAACGCCGTCCAGGTATTAATCCCCACAATCCCATCGGCGGTTAAGTTCATCGCGCGCTGAAAACTGAGTACCGCTTGGGTGAGCGCCGAACTAAAATGGCCGTCAATGGAACCGCGATAAAACCCCCGTTCGTTCAACCGTTGCTGAACGTAGCGGACGTGGGAACCGCGCGCCCCTTCTCGGGACACGTTAAACCAATTGATATCCACCCCCCCACTAATCCCGCTTACCGTTCCCGTATCGGTGTACTGCCACAAGGTCCAACCGTCCCAACCCCCGGGAACCCAAGGATTTTGGGTGCCGTAGTGAGCGATCCACAGGGGATAATCGGAAAAGCTTTTTGGATTGCCGATCCGTTCCCAAAAACTGGGATAAGTATAAATAATCGGTCGGCGTTTGGTTTCCCGTTCGACGACATCGAGCCAGTAGCCGATCCCGTCGAGAATGCGACTGGCGGAAACACCGTCGGTGGCTTCAATATCGAGGACGGGGGGCAGATCGTCCGGGCCTAAGGGGACGGTGGATAAGAATAAATCGGCTTGAGCGCCGGGGTCTTGTTTGGCGCGGTAGAAGTGATAGGCGCCGCGTGCCAAACCGACGGATTGGATCGCATTCCAGTTGCTTCGGAAGGTATCGGCGACGAATGTAGCACCTTCGGTAGCTTTGGTAAATGCAAAAGCCATACCGGATTGAGCGACACTGTACCAGTTGACTGGATCTTGCCAGTCGGAAACGTCAATGCCTCTTGCACACATAGGAGTTGCTAATTTTTTGCAAGGTTTGCCTGGGAATACGGGGAGTAAATTCGGCGGTTAGTTCGTCCGCGACGGTAGTTTTCTCGGGCATTTGAGCGAGTGCCAGAGATGCTTGTATGATAACAGGATGCTAACAATAGCAAACCAAAGGGCGATCGCCCGTCCGGCGTGGCAGACGATCGCGAAGGTTAAACAACAGAAAACACGAACCCGATTTCAATAAAAATGACGATTGAAGCTCAAATTTATAAAATCTGAAATCTAACATCTCAAATCTCAAATTCTATGGATGTCATTCCCGCTATCGATTTATTAGAAGGTCGCTGCGTGCGGCTGTACCAGGGAGATTACGCGCGATCGCAGACCTTTAATGAAGATCCCGTCGCCGTCGCCCGGGAGTGGGTCGAACAAGGGGCAACCCGCTTGCACCTGGTCGATCTCGACGGAGCTAAAGCCGGGAAATCGAAGAATTTAGGGGCAATTGAGGCGATCGCCCAAACCGTTTCCGTTCCCGTCCAAGTGGGGGGTGGATTGCGCGATCGCAGCGCCGTCGCCCGCTTGTTCGACCTCGGCGTTCGCTACGCCATTCTCGGTACCGTCGCGGTGGAACAACCCGAATTAGTCGGCGAACTCTGTCGGGAATTCCGCGATCGCATCGTCGTCGGAATCGACGCCCGTAACGGTCGCGTCGCCACCCGAGGCTGGTTGGAAACCTCCGAAATTCTCGCCCCGACCTTGGCCCAGGATATGGCCGCCTTGGGCGTTGCGGCGATTATCTATACCGATATCCATCGCGACGGTACTTTAAGCGGTCCGAATCTCGACGCCTTAAAAGAACTTGCCGAGGCGATCGAAATTCCGATTATTGCCTCCGGTGGGGTCAGTTCCGTCGGCGATTTACTCAGTTTGCTCGCCCTCGAAACCCGAGGCGTGAGCGGGGCGATCGTCGGTCGCGCCCTCTATACCGGGGATCTCTCTCTAAAAGATGCCTTGCAAGCCGTCGGCCCCGGTCGCCTTCAGGATATCCCCCCGGATTTCGGCTCGTCTGCATTCGCGTGAACGGTGACCCGGCAGGGGATGGGATATCCCATCCCAAAATTTTGTGTAAAACGTGCCAGATTTAACTTGCACCGACGGCGGAATTTTGCCAAATTTTAAGTCGTCCCCTCCGTGAGAACCTCCTCAAAAGCGAAGTCTGGGGCGGCCAACACGAAAATCGTCGTCGGCAAGCCGGAGGTTTTTGCTTGCAGATTTTCGTAATATTCCGTGAACTGCTCCCCGGGGGAAGCCATGCCGAGAAAGACTAAATCCGCACTCGCCGAAGATTCGTGCAAGATCTCGTTAAACGGTTTGCCGTCGGCGACGATAACTTGCGGGATGGCGCCGATCCGCAGTTGGGCGACTAAAGCCTTGAGGTTCGGTTCCGCATCGCGGGCGGCAGATGCGTTGGGAACGACCAATTTGAGGTGAACTTGGGCGTTGCGCCATTCGGCACTGGTACGAACCAAATAGGCCAAAATCAGCATTAAACCGCCGTTGGCTTGCAAACCGCCCCACCAGACATCGATCCGACGGCGACGACCGAAACCGCGCTCGACATTTTCCCGTAAGATAACCACATTGCGTTTGGCTTGGTGGATGGTGGCGATGGTCTCGCAGTAGCGATCGCGCCGGGACGGTTCCTCGCTATCCCCCAATAAAATCGTATTGGGAACGAGCGGTCCGAGACCGTAAGTTTCGATCAGCCGTCGGGCGCCCACAAACGGATCGGGCGCCGTAATCACGCGCACGAGGGCTTGTACGCCGCGACGTTCGAGATATTCGCGAATAGTCGTTTCCAATTCCGCCTGTTGGGCGGCATCGCGGGCCCCCGTGGGCAGCACGCTAGAAACGGTCACCATGCCTCGGTTGTGGGTCAGGGCCATGGCCAGTTCGACCAACACCCAGCGCCGGGTGGGGGCGCCGGAGAGGACGAGCAAGTGAGGGCGCCAGTTTTTGGTATCGGGAACCGGACTGAGGTTGAATAACCCGGTGCGAACGACTTCCATCCACAAGCCGCGTCGGACATCTCCCCAAGCGCTTTCGAGTTCGCGCCGTTCCAACCAGAGATAGACGCCGAGGACGATCGAAGCGGCGATGACGGTGGCGATCGGATCGATAAGCAGCATGACGCCCATACAACCGATCGCACCGAACAGGGACAAGA from Oxynema aestuarii AP17 harbors:
- the panD gene encoding aspartate 1-decarboxylase, producing MQRTLLLAKIHNCTLTRANLDYVGSISIDLALLEAAGILPYEQVQVVNVANGQRLMTYAIAAPSGSGSIELNGAAARLGMAGDRVIIMSYGQFTSEEAKTYSPTVVFVDERNRLQQVCRYRDLNVGAGLQLAPGETPVGL
- a CDS encoding MBL fold metallo-hydrolase codes for the protein METNRSSDFFVRFWGVRGSIATPGKETVEYGGNTSCVEVRVGGKLLIFDGGTGLRVLGKTLLPKMPIEAHLFFSHSHWDHIQGFPFFVPAFIPGNRFHIYGAIAPNGATIKQRLSDQMLHPNFPIPLRGMRSEMTFHDLRPGDRIKIDDILIETAHLNHPSEAIGYRVTWQGRTAVYCTDTEHYADRLDENVLFLARDADVFIYDATYTDEEYYHPQFSKVGWGHSTWQEAVKICKAAGVKKLVIFHHDPAHGDDFLADVEAQVSAAYPDACLAREGTKLVL
- the hisA gene encoding 1-(5-phosphoribosyl)-5-[(5-phosphoribosylamino)methylideneamino]imidazole-4-carboxamide isomerase, encoding MDVIPAIDLLEGRCVRLYQGDYARSQTFNEDPVAVAREWVEQGATRLHLVDLDGAKAGKSKNLGAIEAIAQTVSVPVQVGGGLRDRSAVARLFDLGVRYAILGTVAVEQPELVGELCREFRDRIVVGIDARNGRVATRGWLETSEILAPTLAQDMAALGVAAIIYTDIHRDGTLSGPNLDALKELAEAIEIPIIASGGVSSVGDLLSLLALETRGVSGAIVGRALYTGDLSLKDALQAVGPGRLQDIPPDFGSSAFA
- a CDS encoding GH25 family lysozyme yields the protein MCARGIDVSDWQDPVNWYSVAQSGMAFAFTKATEGATFVADTFRSNWNAIQSVGLARGAYHFYRAKQDPGAQADLFLSTVPLGPDDLPPVLDIEATDGVSASRILDGIGYWLDVVERETKRRPIIYTYPSFWERIGNPKSFSDYPLWIAHYGTQNPWVPGGWDGWTLWQYTDTGTVSGISGGVDINWFNVSREGARGSHVRYVQQRLNERGFYRGSIDGHFSSALTQAVLSFQRAMNLTADGIVGINTWTALMSLRAASATPSPPPPPPSPPPVWSPPPPPPPPRTPTPTPIIQLLDVFRFYQGFEHQTRAIDWLQGQISQAVLLEFARLWRNQSTSQPSLIRLLDVCKYYRGLPYQDQAVRWLQAQLSEGVLQEFARRWRSQNPDREVAQSSPPISLINVCEYYQGFDGQKAALQWLQGQIQNSTLEEFARRWRS